One genomic window of Deinococcus deserti VCD115 includes the following:
- a CDS encoding NAD(P)/FAD-dependent oxidoreductase has translation MDDTYEVLIVGARVAGAALATFLGEAGHKVLLVDRASFPSPTPSTHFFRGAHLVRILKRLGVLTDVLNTGAPPLTRELFYFGGSPTPVTSAPQDAGDIGHGLSVRRATLDSLLVRRAQSFPSVTFLPRTRVGALLKTNERVTGARLVSETGESFDVQANIVVGADGRHSFIARAVQAPIEESAPAVRGMFYRYVNNYPSWDGCPLDAAEFSLFENEITYVFPSDAGTTCHALSVGSEHFHWIRERIEDRFKDQLERHPGVKDRLLEAHHVSRVLASYPEPSVMRVPAGPGWALVGDAGVHQDPWSGVGMDCAGTHAELLAEELTSWLNGRAPEDSWRRRYHQRRNSHVRPLFQQTISLARDLRPITGGRHA, from the coding sequence ATGGATGATACGTACGAGGTTCTGATTGTCGGTGCGCGTGTAGCGGGTGCAGCTCTCGCTACATTTCTTGGTGAAGCGGGCCACAAGGTCCTGCTTGTGGATCGCGCGTCATTCCCTAGCCCTACGCCGTCAACGCACTTTTTTCGAGGTGCGCACCTCGTTCGTATTCTCAAACGGCTAGGTGTACTCACAGACGTGCTGAACACTGGTGCTCCTCCTTTAACGCGTGAACTCTTTTACTTCGGGGGTTCACCGACTCCTGTCACTTCAGCTCCACAAGACGCAGGGGATATCGGTCATGGCTTAAGTGTTCGGCGTGCCACGCTGGATTCGCTTCTCGTGCGCAGAGCACAATCGTTCCCCTCTGTCACGTTTTTGCCACGCACCCGTGTTGGCGCCTTACTCAAAACAAACGAACGCGTCACGGGTGCCCGCTTAGTAAGTGAAACTGGCGAAAGTTTCGACGTTCAGGCCAACATCGTGGTTGGTGCCGATGGAAGGCATTCGTTCATTGCACGCGCAGTACAGGCGCCAATTGAAGAAAGTGCGCCGGCGGTACGCGGTATGTTCTACCGCTATGTCAACAACTACCCATCATGGGATGGGTGTCCACTTGACGCTGCGGAATTCTCATTGTTCGAAAACGAAATTACTTATGTCTTCCCGAGTGATGCGGGAACCACATGTCACGCGCTGTCCGTCGGCTCGGAGCATTTCCATTGGATTCGGGAGCGGATTGAGGACCGCTTCAAGGACCAGCTGGAGCGGCATCCGGGAGTGAAGGACCGGCTCCTCGAGGCACATCACGTGAGTCGCGTGCTGGCGTCGTACCCCGAGCCGAGCGTGATGCGGGTACCGGCGGGACCAGGATGGGCTCTGGTGGGAGATGCAGGCGTGCATCAGGACCCATGGTCAGGCGTAGGAATGGACTGCGCTGGGACGCATGCCGAACTGCTCGCGGAAGAACTCACGTCTTGGCTGAACGGGCGAGCTCCGGAGGACAGTTGGCGTCGGCGTTACCATCAGCGGCGCAATTCTCACGTTCGACCACTTTTTCAGCAGACGATAAGCTTGGCGCGCGATTTGCGGCCAATTACTGGCGGCAGGCACGCCTAA
- a CDS encoding tyrosine-type recombinase/integrase — protein sequence MPKDRTPGIIKRPPYSEDDLADVLEKADVHAKFLLFLTAHAGLRISDALEWDDLDESTRRIHVRSGKGRKARILAMSTSLARATRLYRGLFGPGGPDHTDGKRTTSSKHVYQYASVMTSSSIGQMALTSPPPVRCMARVVRALVIGVRSAHNPAFHHGG from the coding sequence GTGCCCAAAGACCGCACTCCTGGCATCATCAAACGGCCGCCGTACAGTGAGGACGACCTCGCAGACGTGCTGGAGAAAGCGGACGTGCACGCGAAGTTCCTCCTGTTTCTCACGGCGCATGCAGGCTTACGCATAAGTGACGCCCTGGAGTGGGATGATCTCGATGAAAGTACGCGGCGCATTCACGTCCGGTCCGGCAAAGGACGCAAAGCGCGAATTCTCGCGATGAGTACGAGTCTCGCGCGAGCCACCCGGCTTTACCGGGGCCTGTTCGGCCCGGGAGGACCAGATCACACGGATGGGAAACGCACGACGTCCTCAAAACATGTATACCAGTACGCGAGTGTGATGACCAGCTCATCAATTGGTCAGATGGCGCTTACTTCTCCGCCGCCCGTGCGATGCATGGCCAGGGTGGTCAGGGCGCTGGTGATTGGCGTACGTTCAGCGCACAATCCAGCGTTCCATCACGGCGGGTGA
- a CDS encoding response regulator: MPAPCNYLLIGDSPTERLLAEEAFEQVCPECSLTTSASGAEALELLQNETFQPNVILLDVNMPEMNGFQLLAELKRDPRLQKIPVVMLTTSNAKSDIIRAYSLHASSYLVKSSEFDGFLEQVEVFLQYWQANRVAHSVSGCLS; this comes from the coding sequence ATGCCCGCCCCCTGCAACTACCTTCTGATCGGCGACAGCCCCACCGAGCGGCTGCTCGCTGAAGAAGCCTTCGAGCAGGTGTGCCCAGAATGCTCCCTCACGACCTCTGCCAGTGGCGCTGAAGCCCTCGAGCTCCTTCAGAACGAAACCTTCCAGCCGAACGTGATTCTCCTCGACGTCAACATGCCTGAAATGAACGGGTTCCAGCTGCTCGCGGAACTTAAGCGTGACCCACGCCTGCAGAAGATTCCGGTGGTGATGCTCACCACCTCCAATGCAAAAAGTGACATCATACGGGCGTACAGCTTGCACGCGAGTTCGTACCTGGTGAAGTCCTCGGAATTTGATGGTTTTCTTGAGCAGGTGGAAGTGTTTTTGCAGTACTGGCAGGCGAACCGGGTGGCGCACAGCGTGAGCGGTTGCTTGAGCTGA
- a CDS encoding molybdopterin-dependent oxidoreductase: protein MHWEGRRFADVWAAFLTELAQPDVTHVMVRAHDGYQACVPLEELMHTDVLLADHMNGKPLTPAHGAPLRLIAPQLYGYKSIKHLRRLELLPAPVASPVGRIVSHPRGRVNPEERSAVGASHFWRWVYRMQVGGHLRGARALSEQNRRIVRP, encoded by the coding sequence GTGCATTGGGAGGGCCGGCGGTTTGCGGACGTGTGGGCGGCATTTTTGACGGAACTCGCACAGCCGGACGTCACGCACGTGATGGTCCGCGCCCACGACGGCTACCAGGCGTGCGTCCCTCTGGAAGAATTGATGCACACCGACGTGCTTCTGGCCGACCACATGAACGGCAAACCGCTAACGCCGGCTCATGGGGCGCCCCTGCGGCTGATCGCGCCGCAATTGTACGGGTACAAGAGCATCAAGCACCTGCGGCGCCTGGAGTTGCTGCCTGCGCCGGTAGCCAGTCCTGTGGGGCGGATCGTCTCTCACCCGCGCGGCCGGGTGAACCCGGAAGAACGCAGCGCGGTCGGCGCTTCCCACTTCTGGCGGTGGGTGTACCGCATGCAGGTCGGCGGGCATCTTCGTGGGGCCCGCGCGCTTTCGGAACAGAATCGCCGTATCGTCCGGCCCTGA
- a CDS encoding MFS transporter, with protein MTTPAASPDAFAALRFADFRRLLVSSASASFAGTAFSVVIGYQVYALTKSPLILGLLGVATALPTLSLALLGGHYADRLDRRRILLVTRALLVLSGLAFAGLSLAGPATSVTGLFLLVVLMGFARGFGDPASSAFETRIVPARVYVNASAWLGSVGQVAGILGPVLAGLFLTRFEASGTYMLMATLYATSWFALRRMPRIPPVMTVSEEGMRESIQGGLRFVRKDPVLFGSMALDLLAVLFGGAVALLPVFASDILKVSPSGLGMLMAAPSVGALLVMLWMTRKPPLHRTGVWLVLSIAGFGLAMLVFGVSRTFWLSWTALAFSGVFDGVNMLIRRAIVRTRTPDHMRGRVGSVSLVFIGTSNEIGALESGVAAHYLGVVRATALGGLITLAIAGGAAWRWRDLMAWELRHEQAYHSDTSGVDST; from the coding sequence ATGACGACCCCTGCCGCCTCTCCAGATGCCTTCGCTGCGCTCCGTTTCGCGGACTTCCGGCGTCTGCTTGTATCCTCCGCCAGCGCGTCGTTTGCTGGCACGGCGTTTTCCGTCGTCATCGGGTACCAGGTGTACGCCCTTACCAAAAGCCCGCTGATCCTCGGCCTACTTGGCGTCGCAACGGCCCTACCGACCCTGAGTCTTGCGCTGCTGGGCGGGCATTACGCTGACCGCCTGGATCGCCGCCGCATACTGCTTGTGACGCGTGCACTGCTGGTTCTCAGCGGTCTGGCATTCGCGGGCCTCTCTCTGGCCGGGCCGGCAACCAGTGTGACTGGCCTGTTTCTTCTGGTCGTGCTGATGGGATTCGCGCGGGGCTTCGGGGATCCGGCTTCCAGTGCGTTCGAAACCCGGATCGTGCCGGCCAGAGTGTACGTGAACGCGTCCGCGTGGTTGGGCAGCGTAGGTCAGGTGGCTGGGATTCTTGGCCCCGTACTGGCGGGGCTATTCCTGACGCGTTTCGAGGCGAGCGGCACGTACATGCTGATGGCCACGCTGTATGCCACGTCCTGGTTCGCGCTTCGGCGGATGCCGCGCATCCCACCGGTCATGACGGTCAGTGAGGAGGGCATGCGCGAGAGCATCCAGGGGGGGTTGCGCTTTGTTCGGAAGGACCCGGTGCTGTTCGGCTCCATGGCCCTGGACCTCCTCGCCGTGCTGTTCGGCGGCGCGGTTGCCCTGCTGCCCGTATTCGCCTCAGATATCCTGAAGGTCAGCCCAAGTGGTCTGGGCATGCTGATGGCCGCACCCTCCGTCGGCGCGCTACTTGTGATGCTCTGGATGACCCGGAAGCCCCCGCTGCACCGCACGGGTGTGTGGCTGGTGCTGAGCATCGCGGGGTTTGGACTCGCTATGTTGGTGTTCGGAGTGTCCCGAACGTTCTGGCTGTCGTGGACAGCCCTGGCTTTCAGTGGCGTGTTCGACGGTGTGAACATGCTGATACGCCGCGCGATCGTGCGCACGCGCACCCCGGACCATATGCGTGGCCGTGTCGGCTCGGTCAGCCTCGTGTTTATCGGCACGAGTAACGAGATCGGCGCGCTTGAGAGCGGTGTGGCGGCGCACTACCTGGGGGTCGTGCGCGCCACCGCGCTGGGCGGCCTGATCACACTGGCCATTGCGGGCGGGGCCGCGTGGCGCTGGCGGGATCTGATGGCCTGGGAGCTGCGACACGAACAGGCGTATCACAGCGACACCTCAGGCGTCGACAGCACCTGA
- a CDS encoding HU family DNA-binding protein, protein MCTTQLVETIACQAKLTIKHSEKAVSVQLEGMVQAVRSVKSVGLSDLGTLSVRENAARTDVRPSTSRKIQDGHLVEKYGRANKELGYPQNLCR, encoded by the coding sequence ATTTGCACGACGCAGCTGGTCGAGACGATTGCCTGCCAGGCCAAACTGACCATAAAGCACAGTGAGAAAGCCGTCAGTGTACAGCTGGAGGGCATGGTCCAAGCCGTGCGCAGCGTGAAGAGTGTCGGTCTGTCGGACCTGGGGACCCTCAGCGTCCGGGAGAACGCGGCTCGCACCGACGTGCGACCCAGCACCAGCAGGAAAATTCAGGACGGCCACCTCGTAGAAAAATACGGGCGTGCGAACAAAGAACTAGGTTACCCCCAGAACCTTTGTCGCTAG
- a CDS encoding right-handed parallel beta-helix repeat-containing protein, producing MLTVGIGKAYSTVRAAVAASQDGDTIRVDPGTYTNDFFEINTRITIESTSGLARLVATVAPPNGKAIITTNTDVTLRGLELTGAKVADRNGAGVRYQGGHLVIEDSYLHGNENGLLAASAPAGSIRITRTEFARNGLGSPGQTHNLYVNEVGQVIFDRSYSHSAVVGHEFKSRARTTIITNSRLFDLDETASYSIDVPNGGHLTVTGNVIEQGARSQNAFIVSYGTEGLLRDGLNVTISDNTVINRRSSGLGILNPGKVPMTVSNNTLFGISVPQFLNGTTGTVTGNMTTTNQPTLDTSHPFTR from the coding sequence GTGCTGACGGTCGGAATTGGCAAAGCATATTCGACCGTCCGTGCGGCGGTTGCTGCTTCCCAGGACGGCGACACGATTCGTGTAGATCCAGGCACATACACCAATGACTTTTTTGAGATCAATACCCGAATTACTATCGAGAGCACCAGCGGTCTGGCACGGCTCGTCGCCACTGTAGCGCCGCCTAACGGCAAGGCGATTATCACTACAAACACGGATGTGACGTTGCGTGGTCTGGAACTTACTGGCGCAAAGGTTGCGGACCGGAACGGTGCTGGGGTGCGTTATCAGGGTGGTCACCTGGTAATAGAAGACAGCTACCTGCACGGCAACGAAAATGGTTTGTTGGCCGCCAGCGCTCCAGCTGGCAGCATCCGTATCACCCGCACCGAGTTCGCGCGCAATGGCCTCGGGAGCCCGGGCCAAACGCACAACCTGTACGTCAATGAGGTAGGTCAGGTGATCTTCGACCGCAGTTATTCGCACAGCGCTGTCGTGGGCCACGAATTCAAGAGCCGTGCGCGCACCACAATCATCACGAACAGTCGCCTGTTCGATCTTGATGAGACCGCAAGCTATAGCATTGACGTGCCGAACGGTGGACACCTTACTGTGACGGGCAACGTCATCGAGCAAGGTGCCAGAAGCCAGAACGCCTTTATCGTTTCCTACGGCACAGAAGGATTACTGCGCGACGGTCTGAATGTAACGATCTCGGACAACACGGTGATCAATCGCAGATCAAGTGGGCTGGGCATCCTGAATCCAGGTAAAGTACCGATGACGGTATCCAACAACACATTGTTCGGCATCTCGGTGCCTCAGTTCCTGAATGGCACGACCGGAACGGTCACAGGCAATATGACGACCACGAACCAGCCGACGCTCGATACCTCACATCCCTTTACCCGTTGA
- a CDS encoding glycoside hydrolase family 10 protein, giving the protein MRRPSFALLAITLTLSLVACPRSTTAAERQTSGSQAITGDTVTGVDPAVEPAPGKVVGKATAEGSQSVAGSPQRPPAPESSAAAAPEAASASADVVRSTQEKVKAEAQVVKPAPVEVRPATAASTPMRPTPQVTAEARRPAVPVTQASQAKPAVTEPTVVKPSPLKAASAQPVQSKSAPAKSVPTKSAPPTPAPARPAPMITSPVETVSAPVASKAVEPAPVKPAVIKSVQKPAATHQVAESRRAPGPLQTGPAMRGLWVDAFGPGFKTPGEVDRLIADARAMNINTLFVQAVKRGDCYCNGSLLPRTEDPAVPAEFDPLADVLTKAHAHGIKVHAWVIPTAVSNRAVRYPVTNPEHVVNAHGEGDEQDWLMRNSGGSMWAGNDQQLDIGHPDARRYMVDAIQSVAAAYNIDGVQLDRVRYPDPSGTVQDWGYNPGAVAAYQAESETTETPAPGDARWTAWRREQVNALVSEVSGAVRSARPGTVISVAAITYGAGPRTREAFASTRTYAEVLQDWPLWLADGNVDLVVLMNYKREAHAGQARDFDSWNRFAKSVKAGGQVAAGTALYLNTAQENLVQVRRAVEQGLDGWVGYSYRTPELGVEEGRKAGDKAYRELRSLLVGESAARH; this is encoded by the coding sequence ATGCGCCGCCCTTCTTTTGCCCTGCTTGCGATCACGCTGACTTTGTCTCTGGTCGCCTGCCCGCGTTCCACGACCGCTGCTGAACGGCAGACCTCCGGTTCTCAAGCGATCACCGGGGACACGGTGACAGGCGTCGATCCAGCCGTGGAACCCGCGCCAGGCAAGGTTGTGGGCAAGGCGACCGCAGAGGGTTCACAGAGTGTCGCAGGCAGCCCCCAGAGGCCACCAGCTCCGGAAAGCAGCGCCGCAGCGGCGCCTGAGGCCGCCAGCGCGTCAGCGGACGTGGTTCGGAGCACTCAGGAGAAAGTGAAGGCTGAAGCGCAGGTTGTTAAACCAGCGCCTGTAGAAGTCAGGCCGGCCACAGCAGCATCCACGCCCATGCGACCCACTCCTCAGGTGACGGCCGAGGCGCGCAGGCCTGCGGTACCGGTGACTCAGGCCTCACAGGCCAAGCCCGCCGTGACAGAACCCACCGTGGTCAAGCCGTCTCCCTTAAAGGCCGCTTCCGCCCAGCCAGTTCAGAGCAAGTCTGCGCCTGCCAAGTCTGTGCCCACCAAGTCAGCGCCCCCCACTCCCGCTCCAGCCAGGCCCGCACCCATGATCACCAGTCCCGTGGAGACCGTGTCTGCTCCAGTGGCCAGTAAGGCGGTGGAGCCCGCCCCCGTCAAGCCCGCGGTGATCAAGTCTGTGCAAAAGCCAGCAGCAACGCACCAGGTGGCCGAGTCCAGGCGGGCGCCTGGACCACTCCAAACCGGGCCCGCGATGCGCGGCCTCTGGGTTGACGCCTTCGGACCTGGTTTCAAGACTCCGGGTGAAGTCGATCGTCTGATCGCAGACGCGCGGGCCATGAACATCAACACGCTGTTCGTTCAAGCGGTCAAGCGTGGTGACTGCTACTGCAATGGAAGCCTGCTGCCCCGCACCGAAGATCCGGCGGTGCCCGCGGAATTTGACCCGCTGGCCGATGTGCTGACCAAAGCCCACGCCCACGGCATCAAGGTTCATGCCTGGGTGATTCCCACAGCGGTGTCCAACCGCGCGGTCCGCTACCCGGTGACGAATCCTGAACACGTGGTCAACGCCCACGGGGAAGGCGACGAGCAGGACTGGTTGATGCGCAACTCCGGGGGCTCTATGTGGGCAGGGAATGACCAGCAGCTGGACATCGGTCATCCCGATGCACGCCGCTATATGGTCGATGCCATTCAAAGCGTGGCAGCGGCCTACAACATCGATGGTGTGCAACTCGACCGCGTGCGCTACCCCGATCCGTCGGGCACAGTGCAGGACTGGGGCTACAACCCGGGTGCCGTGGCGGCGTACCAGGCTGAGAGCGAAACAACCGAGACGCCTGCTCCGGGCGACGCGCGCTGGACAGCCTGGCGCCGCGAGCAGGTGAACGCGCTGGTCTCGGAAGTCTCCGGCGCCGTGCGCAGCGCACGCCCTGGAACTGTGATCAGCGTGGCTGCCATTACCTATGGCGCTGGACCCAGGACCCGTGAAGCTTTTGCGAGCACCCGCACGTACGCCGAAGTGCTTCAGGACTGGCCGTTATGGCTTGCTGACGGAAACGTCGACCTGGTGGTGCTGATGAATTACAAGCGCGAAGCGCACGCCGGTCAGGCCCGCGACTTTGACAGCTGGAACCGCTTTGCGAAATCGGTCAAGGCTGGTGGTCAGGTAGCGGCTGGCACGGCGCTGTACCTCAATACAGCCCAGGAGAACCTGGTGCAGGTGCGCCGCGCCGTAGAGCAGGGGCTGGACGGGTGGGTGGGGTATTCCTACCGCACGCCGGAACTGGGTGTGGAGGAGGGCCGCAAGGCCGGGGACAAGGCGTACCGCGAGCTCCGCAGCCTGCTGGTGGGGGAGAGTGCGGCGCGGCACTGA
- a CDS encoding threonine aldolase family protein, with product MPASPAVNAELRAACTRVLSLHRPLDPRAWFQRLAASPYAAMNIDQYGQGEAVQLLEGRVAALLGKPAAVFVPKGTVAQMAALRVHTDRRAARTVALHPLSHIELDEDGAVERLHHLTPVRVGTMTVPFTCADLAPVRERLGALVIELPLRRAAFQLPEWTALVDLHAWAAERGVPLHLDGARLWSSAPSYGRTYSDIAALADSVYVSLYKDVGGLGGCVLAGQEDFIDEVRPWLARHGSLMYRSFPLVVSALDGLDRHLPRMTSYVSRAQALAAQLAGVDGVRIRPGVPHTSGFQVLLEGDPDRLRQAADDLAREQSVWLFSEVRFTEVPGISMIEIQVGDAAEDFTDEEIAGFFREVMRGARAASGSQEPFLKSSQEDRVPGE from the coding sequence ATGCCTGCCTCGCCCGCCGTGAACGCTGAGCTGCGCGCTGCCTGTACCCGTGTTCTCAGCCTTCACCGGCCACTGGATCCTCGCGCGTGGTTCCAACGCCTCGCCGCCTCCCCGTATGCGGCAATGAACATCGATCAGTACGGACAGGGTGAGGCCGTGCAGTTGCTCGAAGGGCGGGTCGCCGCACTGCTCGGGAAGCCTGCTGCCGTATTTGTACCGAAAGGGACCGTCGCGCAGATGGCCGCCCTGCGTGTTCATACTGACCGGCGCGCGGCGCGGACTGTGGCCCTCCATCCTCTGAGCCATATCGAACTCGATGAGGACGGCGCGGTCGAACGCCTGCATCACCTGACGCCCGTGCGCGTGGGGACCATGACCGTGCCGTTTACCTGTGCCGACCTGGCACCTGTGCGTGAGCGCCTCGGCGCATTGGTCATTGAACTGCCCCTTCGCCGCGCCGCGTTCCAACTGCCGGAATGGACCGCGCTCGTTGACCTCCACGCCTGGGCAGCCGAGCGCGGCGTGCCGCTGCATCTCGACGGCGCACGCCTGTGGAGCAGCGCCCCCAGTTACGGGCGCACCTACTCAGATATCGCGGCTCTTGCGGACTCGGTATACGTGTCGCTGTACAAGGATGTGGGCGGTCTGGGCGGCTGCGTTCTTGCCGGGCAGGAAGACTTCATTGACGAGGTGCGCCCCTGGCTGGCGCGGCACGGCAGCCTGATGTACCGTTCGTTTCCTCTGGTGGTCTCCGCCCTTGATGGGCTCGACCGTCACCTGCCGCGCATGACGTCATACGTGTCGCGGGCGCAGGCGCTGGCCGCCCAGCTGGCCGGAGTGGACGGCGTGCGAATCCGGCCGGGCGTGCCTCATACAAGCGGGTTCCAGGTTCTTCTCGAGGGTGATCCCGACCGTCTGAGGCAGGCGGCGGACGATCTGGCCAGAGAACAAAGCGTCTGGCTGTTCAGCGAAGTCCGCTTCACAGAAGTTCCCGGCATCAGCATGATCGAGATCCAGGTGGGTGACGCCGCAGAGGACTTCACCGATGAAGAAATTGCTGGGTTCTTCCGTGAGGTCATGCGCGGGGCACGTGCAGCCTCTGGCAGCCAGGAGCCGTTTCTGAAATCCTCGCAGGAGGATCGGGTGCCCGGCGAATAA
- a CDS encoding Gfo/Idh/MocA family protein — MTSPVRVGVIGLGAIGQSLLKAFTAEPDVQVTAVCDVNASLAESTARPLAASAWTDHRRMLDAAGLDLVYVAVPPRHHHAIALDVIATGRHILCEKPLALTLSEAQDIERAAQAAGVVHALNLPLHADPGIETFRHLVEDGSLGIMRRAELTLVFPQWPRAWQHNPWIGGREQGGPIREVGPHLLHVILTTLGPVKRVWAHAEYPADDPLACETAALGTLELANGTLVVVSCLTNVPRPEQVSLTVYGSGGTAGLVNWAVPVAALGQASLDTVPVEGVRVPAGTRLVRALVSRVRGAPGDLVDFTMGVRIQAVLESWERSSALGTWVDVAQA; from the coding sequence ATGACCAGTCCTGTTCGAGTCGGTGTGATTGGCCTCGGCGCCATTGGCCAGAGCCTGCTGAAAGCCTTTACAGCTGAGCCTGACGTACAAGTGACGGCCGTGTGCGATGTGAATGCTTCGCTCGCTGAATCGACAGCCCGCCCGCTGGCAGCGTCTGCCTGGACCGATCACCGCCGTATGCTTGACGCGGCCGGACTCGATCTCGTGTATGTCGCCGTACCACCGCGGCACCACCACGCCATTGCCCTGGATGTTATCGCGACAGGCCGGCACATTCTGTGCGAGAAACCGCTGGCACTCACGCTCAGCGAAGCCCAGGACATAGAGCGTGCAGCGCAGGCGGCGGGCGTTGTTCACGCGTTGAATCTGCCCCTGCACGCTGACCCTGGAATCGAGACGTTTCGCCATCTGGTTGAGGACGGCAGCCTCGGTATTATGCGCCGCGCAGAGTTGACGCTGGTTTTTCCGCAGTGGCCACGAGCATGGCAGCACAATCCCTGGATTGGCGGACGGGAACAGGGCGGACCGATCCGCGAGGTCGGCCCACACCTGCTGCACGTCATCCTGACCACTCTTGGACCGGTGAAACGGGTGTGGGCCCACGCCGAGTATCCGGCGGACGATCCTCTTGCCTGTGAAACTGCCGCGCTCGGCACGCTTGAGCTGGCAAATGGGACCCTGGTGGTCGTCTCGTGCCTGACCAACGTGCCGCGCCCCGAACAGGTCAGTCTCACGGTGTACGGTTCAGGCGGCACCGCGGGCTTGGTCAACTGGGCGGTGCCCGTGGCTGCGCTGGGTCAGGCTTCCCTCGATACGGTGCCGGTAGAGGGTGTGCGGGTTCCCGCAGGAACACGGCTGGTACGGGCGCTGGTGAGTCGTGTGCGCGGCGCACCAGGCGACCTGGTCGACTTCACCATGGGGGTCCGCATTCAGGCCGTCCTGGAGAGCTGGGAACGCTCGTCGGCTCTGGGGACGTGGGTCGACGTCGCGCAGGCTTGA
- a CDS encoding amidohydrolase family protein, translating to MDIVDAQVHFNLLGSLESGMAAMDAAGVNALLYDEYWSFDSQNRILPGYELPGGAFRQVFPLAEEAALRYPERFAYLVRFDRHDPELDALIATIRTMPQRKALRIVPWTPEGFHQFAEGADEPIFAAAQRHGVPVFVLLPGRTRLLHRYLHAFPDVPVIVDHCGVTLAPGRLHDDRVSGFDDVLALAQFPNVALKWSHAPRLSAGDYPYADVLAMLLRVVAAFGPQRVMWGSDHTQSKDHHSWAESLYYIRDTPELSDEEKGWILGRSLRSVLQWPAPSGASFGTP from the coding sequence ATGGACATCGTCGACGCGCAGGTGCATTTCAATCTCCTGGGGTCCCTGGAATCGGGGATGGCAGCCATGGATGCGGCTGGCGTCAATGCGCTGCTCTACGACGAATACTGGTCATTCGATTCTCAAAATCGCATCCTGCCAGGGTACGAACTTCCTGGGGGCGCGTTCCGTCAGGTGTTTCCTCTTGCCGAGGAAGCAGCACTCCGGTACCCCGAGCGTTTCGCATACCTGGTACGTTTCGATCGCCACGATCCTGAACTCGACGCTCTTATCGCCACCATCAGGACCATGCCGCAGCGCAAAGCCTTGAGGATCGTACCGTGGACACCCGAGGGTTTCCATCAATTTGCCGAAGGTGCTGACGAACCAATTTTTGCAGCTGCGCAGCGGCATGGAGTTCCAGTGTTCGTGCTGCTGCCTGGCCGCACCCGGCTACTCCACCGTTACCTGCATGCTTTCCCTGATGTGCCGGTGATTGTCGATCACTGCGGCGTGACGCTCGCTCCAGGGCGCCTGCATGATGACCGGGTATCGGGTTTCGATGACGTCCTCGCGCTCGCCCAGTTCCCCAATGTTGCCCTTAAATGGAGTCATGCGCCGCGTCTTTCAGCCGGCGACTACCCCTACGCGGATGTGTTGGCTATGCTTCTTCGTGTCGTGGCAGCGTTCGGTCCTCAGCGCGTCATGTGGGGCAGTGACCATACCCAGAGCAAGGATCATCATTCCTGGGCAGAATCGCTGTATTACATTCGCGATACTCCGGAGCTTTCGGATGAGGAGAAGGGCTGGATTCTCGGCCGCAGTCTGCGTTCCGTCCTGCAGTGGCCTGCACCCTCAGGCGCATCATTCGGCACACCCTAG
- a CDS encoding tyrosine-type recombinase/integrase yields MNAARLNVLHRHQWPVLRGRWNQAVEGRVLAQRVPKDRTPGIIKRPPYSEDKLADVLEKADVLAKFLLFLTAHAGLRIREALALEWDDLDETAKRIHVRSGKGRKARIVAMSTSLARATRHYRGLFGPGGPDHPDGKRTTSSTHVFRYASVMTARNHIEKAFKVAGVKFRGFHPGRKYAGTRLLQQVKDFGRVAAHLGHQSVDTTRKVYAQLAADDLKDDLAGW; encoded by the coding sequence GTGAATGCGGCCCGACTCAATGTTCTCCACCGTCACCAGTGGCCCGTCCTCCGAGGGCGCTGGAACCAGGCGGTAGAGGGCCGCGTTCTGGCACAGCGTGTTCCGAAAGACCGCACGCCAGGAATTATTAAACGACCCCCCTACAGTGAGGACAAACTCGCGGACGTCCTAGAAAAAGCAGATGTACTCGCGAAATTCCTGCTCTTCCTCACCGCTCATGCGGGCTTGCGCATTCGTGAAGCCCTCGCGCTGGAGTGGGACGACCTGGATGAAACCGCCAAGAGGATTCACGTGCGCTCCGGGAAAGGCCGCAAAGCCCGCATCGTAGCCATGAGCACGAGTCTGGCGCGGGCGACGCGGCATTACCGCGGTCTCTTCGGCCCTGGAGGCCCGGACCATCCGGATGGAAAACGTACGACGTCCTCAACACATGTCTTCCGGTACGCCAGCGTGATGACGGCCAGGAATCACATCGAGAAAGCCTTCAAGGTCGCGGGCGTAAAGTTCAGGGGGTTTCACCCAGGACGAAAATACGCCGGCACCCGCCTCCTACAGCAGGTCAAGGATTTCGGTCGGGTGGCTGCCCACCTCGGGCACCAATCGGTGGACACCACCCGTAAAGTGTACGCTCAACTGGCCGCCGATGACCTCAAAGATGACCTGGCAGGCTGGTGA